A stretch of the Flavobacterium sp. 5 genome encodes the following:
- a CDS encoding DUF3820 family protein, with amino-acid sequence MDQNQKQLIKLAHTKMPFGKYEGWFLIDIPEYYIVWYSNKGFPKGELGEQLKLIYELKLNGLEELIRNIKKKYPKP; translated from the coding sequence ATGGACCAAAATCAAAAACAGCTTATAAAACTAGCTCATACCAAAATGCCTTTTGGTAAATACGAAGGCTGGTTTCTGATTGATATCCCCGAATATTATATTGTTTGGTACAGTAACAAAGGATTTCCAAAAGGAGAACTAGGAGAGCAGTTAAAGTTAATTTATGAATTAAAGCTTAATGGACTCGAAGAATTAATTCGTAATATTAAAAAGAAGTACCCAAAACCTTAG
- a CDS encoding OsmC family protein — MTSKVTYLGDLRTSSIHIQSGTEIISDAPVDNNGKGEAFSPTDTVANALASCMMTIMGIKARDLDVDFKGSTAEVTKIMNAEPRRIGAIEIVFEMQGVTESKDKTILERAAMTCPVFLSLNTDIEKRITFNWK, encoded by the coding sequence ATGACTTCAAAAGTAACTTATTTAGGGGATTTAAGAACTTCCTCAATACACATACAATCGGGTACTGAAATTATATCTGATGCTCCAGTTGATAATAATGGAAAAGGTGAGGCTTTCTCGCCAACAGATACGGTAGCAAATGCTTTGGCAAGCTGCATGATGACGATAATGGGGATAAAAGCAAGAGATTTGGATGTTGATTTTAAAGGTTCAACTGCCGAAGTGACCAAAATCATGAATGCAGAGCCAAGACGCATTGGAGCAATTGAAATTGTTTTTGAAATGCAAGGAGTTACCGAATCGAAAGATAAAACTATTTTAGAAAGAGCTGCAATGACTTGCCCGGTTTTCTTGAGTTTGAATACTGATATTGAAAAGCGAATTACTTTTAATTGGAAGTAA
- a CDS encoding LysM peptidoglycan-binding domain-containing protein — protein sequence MTRSNMNYFCVAICTLLFSLTSVFGQEKIDKYIVGKGETIAQIAQKFNVTPYDIYKLNPDAQKVLKPNSVLLIPRSKGNSVVPPVKPSNNQLPKTHLVLAKETLFGIEKKYDVTDQDLKKANPDLEKNGLQVGQTLNIPSKNSQKTNVVAKNTVVYHTVLPKETKFSIAKLYGITIEELEHKNSEIVANLPVGYELLIKGNRPKAVTKTAVVETKVMPVKPTVVKSATVSEPVTYVDYSVKAKETFYSLSKQFGLTQQQLIDLNPNLSAGVQDGMVLKVPSKSNQIASNSAKQKVVLNSKNSNDKKTLVLLLPFNIAKNGGDTISSNVNRLNNDKFLNMTLDFYAGALVAIDSAKQVGINLDVKIFDSNEGKTTSNVATIFSNNDIASADAVVGPFYQANVEKMANLLGQSNVPVISPLSKDTGNPTPNLYQSIVPASDLKTAMFNFLNAKQGNIIAVIDKKKETIRKYILENQKEVKIAPLTPTGGLNVEGFKSQLVKDKMNYVILETGNTGMIKYTINTMVSVMAGYQVQLVILEPNETLDTDEISFENLTKLHLMYPSATRENNSPEAQIFMQSYRKKNKVNPSTFAIRGFDITFDTMMRLSQDKTYQETAETMITEQVENKFEYHKKDEGGYINKGIYILYYDTDLTVKEAK from the coding sequence ATGACCCGATCTAATATGAACTATTTTTGTGTTGCAATTTGTACGTTGTTGTTTTCTTTGACTTCAGTTTTTGGACAAGAAAAGATTGATAAATATATCGTTGGTAAAGGTGAAACAATAGCTCAAATAGCTCAGAAATTCAATGTTACTCCTTACGATATTTATAAGCTTAATCCAGATGCGCAAAAAGTATTGAAACCTAATAGTGTTTTGTTAATTCCAAGAAGTAAAGGAAATAGTGTTGTACCACCAGTAAAACCATCAAATAATCAACTTCCAAAAACACATTTAGTACTTGCTAAGGAGACGTTATTTGGAATTGAAAAAAAATACGATGTAACCGATCAGGATTTGAAAAAAGCGAATCCAGATCTTGAAAAAAATGGTTTACAAGTAGGTCAGACTTTGAATATTCCTTCTAAAAATAGCCAAAAAACAAATGTTGTGGCTAAGAATACAGTGGTTTATCATACTGTATTGCCAAAAGAAACGAAGTTTTCTATAGCTAAACTATACGGCATAACTATTGAAGAATTGGAACATAAAAATTCTGAAATTGTAGCTAATTTGCCAGTTGGTTATGAGCTATTGATAAAAGGAAACAGACCAAAAGCGGTGACAAAAACTGCAGTTGTAGAAACAAAAGTAATGCCGGTTAAGCCAACAGTTGTTAAGTCAGCAACAGTATCTGAGCCTGTTACTTATGTTGATTACAGTGTAAAAGCCAAAGAAACTTTTTACAGTTTGTCAAAGCAGTTTGGTTTAACACAACAGCAATTGATCGATCTGAATCCTAATTTGTCAGCAGGAGTTCAAGACGGAATGGTTTTAAAAGTGCCTTCAAAATCAAATCAAATTGCATCTAATTCGGCGAAACAAAAAGTTGTTTTAAATTCGAAAAATAGTAATGATAAAAAGACTTTAGTTTTGTTACTACCTTTCAATATTGCTAAAAATGGAGGTGATACAATTAGTTCTAATGTCAATCGATTAAATAATGATAAATTTCTGAATATGACTTTAGACTTTTATGCAGGTGCTTTAGTTGCAATCGATTCAGCAAAGCAAGTCGGTATTAACTTGGATGTAAAGATTTTCGATTCAAATGAAGGGAAAACAACTTCAAACGTTGCGACTATTTTTAGTAATAATGATATTGCCAGTGCCGATGCTGTTGTTGGTCCATTTTATCAAGCAAATGTAGAAAAAATGGCTAATTTACTTGGTCAAAGTAATGTACCGGTTATTTCTCCACTGTCAAAAGATACAGGTAATCCAACTCCAAATTTATACCAATCGATTGTTCCGGCTTCTGATTTAAAAACGGCTATGTTTAATTTTTTAAATGCAAAACAAGGGAATATAATAGCGGTAATTGATAAGAAAAAGGAAACTATCAGAAAATACATTTTAGAGAATCAAAAAGAAGTAAAAATAGCTCCATTGACTCCTACAGGTGGTTTAAATGTAGAAGGTTTCAAAAGTCAGTTGGTTAAGGATAAAATGAATTATGTTATTCTGGAGACTGGTAATACGGGTATGATTAAATATACTATAAACACTATGGTTAGCGTTATGGCAGGTTATCAAGTTCAATTGGTTATTTTAGAACCAAATGAAACTCTGGATACAGATGAGATAAGTTTCGAAAATTTAACTAAACTGCATTTAATGTATCCTTCTGCGACTCGCGAAAATAACTCTCCTGAAGCTCAAATTTTTATGCAGAGCTATAGAAAAAAGAATAAAGTAAATCCAAGCACCTTTGCCATTCGTGGTTTCGATATCACCTTTGATACAATGATGCGTTTGTCTCAAGACAAAACCTATCAGGAAACAGCCGAAACAATGATAACAGAGCAAGTAGAAAACAAGTTTGAGTATCATAAAAAAGATGAAGGCGGTTATATTAATAAGGGGATTTACATTTTGTATTACGACACTGATTTGACTGTAAAAGAGGCAAAGTAA